The following are encoded together in the Penicillium digitatum chromosome 3, complete sequence genome:
- a CDS encoding Ribosome biogenesis (Nop4), putative encodes MVELHKKRRLSDAESPETKVEATTPAAEASAAQNKRTLFVRSLPTSATTESLAEHFSQSYIIKHAVVVSDKETKVSKGFGFVTFADVEDAESALKEFNGSKFDGKIIRVDYAESRKREIDEKIGRSVPTAASRESKKQKEEERGQGLPPKLIVRNLPWSVKEPEDLNVLFRSFGKVKFVTLPKRNGKLSGFGFVTMRGRKNAEKALQMINGKEIDGRQIAVDWAVEKDVWETIKKEDAEEEGQREEQESDNVEMEDAEGILEEPSDDETSSDEDDDEDDDLDELDELDDDEAEEEDDRNATTIFIRNLPFSATDQALYDHFKTHFGPLRYARVVLDYETERPRGTGFVCFWKPEDANTCIREAPRGAESMAPNKDKPKSNTAMKHSVLQDENSDPSGRYTLEGRVLQVARAVSKGQAAKLEEEGVSRRMVRDTDKRRLYLLNEGTIPSNSPLYKKLAPSEIKMREDSYKQRETFIKKNPALHLSLTRLAIRNLPRHINSKDLKQLARESVVNFAKDVKAGARHPLSKEEQQRSRDTMKELEQLRKQKKMGIVRQAKVVFETREGTKVSEKTGGGRSRGYGFIEFFTHRHALMSLRWLNCHSLAVPPSAQDPNDRDKKKSLVVEFAIENAQVVKRRNELQAKSREPRPKRSDDAEGDGDRGQKRKRSDTRGGKGKDGRDAKRGKTGNGKDPRDEKTNEDEDKAAKRNRIIGQKRMKRKSRKGN; translated from the coding sequence CACTACCCACCTCAGCCACGACAGAGAGCCTGGCAGAACATTTCTCACAATCCTACATTATCAAGCACGCTGTTGTTGTCAGTGATAAAGAGACAAAGGTATCCAAGGGATTTGGTTTTGTTACATTCGCCGATGTTGAGGATGCAGAGAGCGCTTTGAAGGAATTCAACGGGTCCAAGTTTGATGGGAAAATCATTCGCGTCGACTATGCCGAGTCTCGTAAGCGTGAGATCGATGAGAAGATTGGACGCAGTGTCCCAACTGCTGCGTCCCGCGAGTCCAAGAAGcagaaggaagaggagagaggaCAGGGCCTGCCACCGAAGTTGATTGTTCGCAATCTGCCGTGGAGTGTCAAGGAGCCCGAGGATCTGAATGTCCTGTTCCGCAGCTTTGGAAAAGTCAAGTTTGTTACTCTCCCCAAGAGGAATGGAAAACTTTCTGGTTTCGGTTTCGTTACCATGCGTGGCAGGAAGAATGCCGAGAAAGCGCTCCAGATGATCAACGGAAAGGAGATCGATGGACGTCAAATAGCTGTTGATTGGGCTGTTGAGAAGGACGTTTGGGAAACTATCAAGAAGGAAGAcgccgaggaggaggggCAGAGGGAAGAGCAGGAGTCTGATAATGTTGAAATGGAAGATGCTGAGGGTATTCTGGAAGAGCCCTCGGACGACGAAACCTCttccgatgaagatgacgatgaggacGATGATCTCGATGAGCTAGACGAGTTGGACGATGACGAGgcagaggaggaggatgaccGAAATGCCACAACAATCTTCATTCGCAACCTCCCCTTCTCCGCCACAGACCAAGCCCTCTACGACCACTTCAAAACTCACTTTGGGCCGCTACGGTACGCACGTGTGGTTCTGGACTACGAGACCGAGCGCCCTCGAGGCACTGGGTTCGTCTGCTTCTGGAAACCCGAGGACGCCAACACATGTATTCGTGAAGCCCCCCGAGGAGCCGAATCCATGGCCCCTAACAAGGATAAGCCTAAGTCAAACACCGCCATGAAGCACTCCGTTCTCCAAGATGAAAACTCCGACCCAAGCGGGCGCTACACCCTGGAAGGCCGCGTCCTACAAGTCGCACGGGCTGTGAGCAAGGGCCAAGCCGCCAAGCTCGAAGAGGAGGGAGTATCACGTCGCATGGTCCGTGACACAGATAAGCGCCGCCTGTACCTTCTCAACGAGGGTACGATCCCCTCCAACTCCCCGCTGTATAAGAAGCTCGCGCCCTCCGAAATCAAGATGCGTGAGGACAGCTACAAGCAGCGCGAGACCTTTATCAAGAAGAACCCAGCTCTCCATCTCAGTCTCACCCGTCTCGCCATTCGTAATCTTCCCCGCCACATCAACTCCAAGGACTTGAAGCAGCTTGCCCGAGAGTCCGTTGTCAACTTCGCCAAGGATGTGAAGGCGGGCGCGCGCCACCCGCTCTCAAAGGAGGAGCAGCAAAGATCCCGCGATACGATGAAGGAGCTGGAGCAGCTGCGcaaacagaagaagatggGTATTGTACGCCAAGCCAAGGTTGTCTTCGAGACTCGCGAGGGTACCAAGGTCTCTGAGAAGACTGGTGGTGGTCGCAGTCGTGGCTACGGATTCATCGAGTTCTTCACTCACCGGCACGCGCTGATGAGTTTGCGTTGGCTGAACTGCCACTCCCTGGCAGTTCCTCCTTCTGCCCAAGATCCCAATGACCgggacaagaagaagagcctCGTCGTTGAGTTTGCCATCGAGAACGCCCAGGTTGTTAAACGCCGCAATGAGCTACAGGCTAAATCCCGCGAGCCTAGACCTAAACGCTCGGACGATGCTGAGGGTGATGGAGATAGAGGTCAAAAGAGGAAGCGCTCCGATACCCGTGGTGGTAAAGGAAAGGATGGAAGGGACGCAAAGCGTGGCAAGACTGGAAATGGAAAGGATCCCAGAGATGAGAAAACCAATGAAGACGAGGACAAGGCTGCTAAGCGCAACCGCATTATCGGACAGAAGCGTATGAAGCGGAAGTCCCGTAAGGGGAATTGA
- a CDS encoding Cytochrome b5: protein MVQQDESKRFTPKVPVELDPPKDDPISAEELAKCDGTDPSRPTLVAIKGVVFDVSRNSAYGASGSYRVFAGKDASRALASSSLKPEDCVPQWYDLPDKEKTVLDEWYTFFSKRYNIVGKVEGAKNT from the exons ATGGTCCAACAAGACGAATCTAAGCGTTTCACACCTAAGGTGCCAGTCGAGCTTGACCCGCCTAAGGATGACCCTATTTCCGCCGAGGAATTGGCCAAATGTGACG GTACCGACCCTAGCCGCCCGACTCTGGTCGCCATCAAGGGTGTTGTCTTTGATGTGAGCCGGAATTCAGCTTATGGTGCCTCGGGTTCCTATCGGG TCTTCGCCGGCAAGGATGCCTCCCGTGCTCTTGCCTCATCCTCTCTGAAGCCTGAAGACTGTGTACCTCAGTGGTATGACCTCCCGGACAAGGAAAAGACCGTCTTGGATGAGTGGTATACGTTTTTTAGCAAGCGGTATAATATTGTTGGCAAGGTGGAAGGCGCCAAGAACACTTAA
- a CDS encoding General amino acid permease (Agp2), translating into MPHSPNSKYGSHTPVTAVIQSAEPPRLSDSESNPRKMNKGMEVTEKDSSSANRAPSVDSEPMESTYDHTHRKLKPRHVQLIGIGGTIVFG; encoded by the exons ATGCCTCATTCTCCAAACTCGAAGTATGGCTCTCATACCCCAGTGACCGCCGTCATACAGAGCGCAGAACCTCCTCGCCTCTCTGATTCAGAATCAAACCCTAGAAAGATGAACAAAGGGATGGAAGTCACCGAGAAGGACTCATCCAGCGCCAATCGCGCGCCATCGGTCGATAGCGAACCAATGGAATCCACATACGACCATACCCATCGCAAGCTCAAGCCCCGTCATGTGCAATTGATTGGAATTGGGGGAACAATTG TCTTTGGTTAG
- a CDS encoding General amino acid permease (Agp2), putative, whose protein sequence is MLSPASCIYLIEGLAEMVTYLPISSPFIRFAGRYVDEALGVAAGYNFFIFEAALVPFEIVAVSLIIRYWTDAIPVAAMNVVVIVLYGALNLFAVKWYGESEFWLSLGKVFLSLGLILYTFIVMLGGNPLGDRFGFRYWNEPGAFNEYYKTGDTGKFLGVLAAVITASFTIAGPDYVSMAAGETVNPRKVLPKAFNGVFYRLTAFFILGVLCIGILVPYNDETMADAFDNDKPGAAASPYVISMDRLKIPILPGIVNAVILTASFSAGNSYMYCASRSLYGLALEGKAPNFLTKCTNNGVPIYCVGSVLVIGLLSFLQVSNSASVVLNWFVNLVTASQLINFSVVTFTFIRFKKALAAQGISRKTLPYRSWFQPYLAYFACICTTVMAFVGGYTVFLPGNWSIPTFLFSYTMIGVFPVIYFGWKFFHGTKFLKPEEVDLVTGVPEIEEYTRDIVVTPPKTVLHKLFRVIFE, encoded by the exons ATGCTCTCGCCTGCTTCCTGCATATATCTCATTGAAG GCTTGGCTGAAATGGTCACATACCTGCCCATCTCTTCACCGTTTATTCGATTTGCTGGCCGCTACGTCGATGAAGCTTTAGGTGTTGCCGCTGGGTACAACTTCTTTATTTTCGAGGCAGCCCTAGTACCATTCGAGATTGTCGCTGTCAGCTTGATTATTAGGTACTGGACCGATGCGATTCCTGTCGCAGCCATGAATGTGGTTGTCATTGTACTCTATGG AGCACTGAATCTCTTTGCCGTGAAATGGTACGGTGAATCAGAGTTCTGGCTTTCACTGGGCAAGGTCTTCTTGAGCTTAGGCCTGATTTTATACACATTCATCGTCATGCTGGGCGGCAACCCGCTCGGCGATCGGTTTGGCTTCCGCTACTGGAACGAGCCAGGTGCCTTCAACGAGTACTACAAGACAGGCGATACCGGCAAGTTCCTCGGTGTCCTGGCAGCTGTCATCACAGCCAGTTTCACCATCGCCGGTCCAGACTATGTCTCCATGGCCGCTGGTGAGACCGTGAACCCGCGCAAGGTGCTGCCGAAGGCTTTCAACGGTGTTTTCTACCGTCTCACGGCATTCTTTATTCTGGGTGTTCTCTGCATCGGCATTCTTGTCCCGTACAACGATGAAACCATGGCGGATGCGTTCGACAATGACAAGCCCGGTGCCGCTGCCTCGCCCTATGTCATCTCCATGGATCGCCTAAAGATCCCCATCCTGCCAGGCATCGTCAACGCCGTCATTCTCACAGCTTCGTTCAGCGCAGGTAACAGTTACATGTACTGTGCCAGTCGCAGTCTGTACGGTCTAGCTCTTGAGGGCAAAGCCCCGAATTTCCTTACCAAGTGCACCAACAACGGTGTTCCTATCTACTGTGTCGGTAGTGTGCTCGTCATCGGCCTCTTGAGTTTCCTGCAGGTATCCAACAGCGCATCAGTCGTGCTAAACTGGTTTGTTAATCTG GTCACCGCCTCCCAGCTCATCAACTTCTCCGTCGTCACTTTCACCTTCATCCGTTTCAAGAAAGCTCTCGCGGCCCAAGGGATTTCCAGGAAAACCTTGCCATACCGCAGCTGGTTCCAACCGTACCTCGCCTACTTCGCTTGCATCTGCACTACGGTCATGGCTTTCGTCGGTGGCTATACCGTCTTCCTCCCTGGCAACTGGTCCATCCCGACATTCCTCTTCTCCTATACTATGATCGGCGTCTTCCCGGTCATCTACTTTGGGTGGAAATTCTTCCACGGGACCAAGTTCCTCAAGCCTGAGGAGGTCGATCTGGTCACTGGTGTCCCTGAGATCGAGGAATATACTAGAGACATTGTGGTCACACCCCCAAA GACTGTCCTACACAAATTGTTCCGAGTGATCTTTGAATGA
- a CDS encoding JmjC domain protein yields MQVSHTVYRAALLHLSVNSFVRASIPAGTTTWTSLNAATQAPNTRLYSILFPQCTTTSKASDCTRPVRTMCESSSNSDSAAAASSNPATQNEDIQNQESQELQPEPKKQLYLPASDSENPIANDQGGGSIKLDMSRGGTEMKLDHLGPMVVNVDGTLSQIGNWQQMTEIEKKNTLRVLGKRNQKRLEALRAKEKAEEGWCKTSYCS; encoded by the exons ATGCAAGTATCGCACACAGTGTACCGCGCCGCTCTCCTGCACCTATCCGTCAATTCCTTCGTGCGCGCCTCAATCCCAGCTGGTACTACCACCTGGACATCCCTCAACGCAGCAACCCAAGCACCAAACACCCGGCTCTACAGCATCCTCTTTCCGCAGTGCACAACCACCTCTAAAGCATCAGACTGCACGCGCCCAGTACGCACAATGTGCGAATCAAgctcgaactccgactccgCAGCCGCTGCATCCTCAAATCCGGCCACCCAAAACGAAGATATCCAGAACCAAGAGTCACAAGAACTACAACCAGAACCCAAAAAGCAACTCTACCTCCCCGCTAGCGACTCCGAAAATCCCATTGCGAACGATCAAGGTGGTGGGAGCATTAAACTCGACATGAGCAGAGGCGGAACGGAGATGAAATTGGATCATTTGGGTCCGATGGTTGTTAACGTGGATGGAACGTTGTCGCAAATTGGGAACTGGCAGCAGATGACAGagattgagaagaagaatacTCTCCGCGTCCTTGGGAAGCGGAATCAGAAGCGGTTGGAGGCTTTGAGGGCCAAGGAGAAGGCGGAGGAAGG ATGGTGCAAGACTTCTTACTGTTCG TAA